From Solidesulfovibrio carbinoliphilus subsp. oakridgensis, the proteins below share one genomic window:
- a CDS encoding Com family DNA-binding transcriptional regulator: MREIRCGSCNRLLAKGEALDLSIKCPRCGTINLLRATSPGYEPKEAPSGDQIVCRKSF, encoded by the coding sequence ATGCGGGAGATACGTTGCGGATCATGTAACAGGTTGTTGGCTAAGGGAGAGGCTCTGGACCTCTCCATCAAATGCCCGCGGTGCGGGACCATAAATCTCCTGAGGGCCACGAGCCCCGGATATGAGCCCAAAGAGGCCCCATCAGGAGATCAAATTGTATGTCGGAAGTCTTTTTAG
- the selA gene encoding L-seryl-tRNA(Sec) selenium transferase codes for MQHLFRLLPSVDAVLAALAADPALAALPRTLLREAVTEFLDSLRADIKAGRVSDPAELAPDQVFPLCARFVAAASRPHYRRVLNATGVVVHTNLGRSLLAKKAAQAAMDASLRYSNLEFDLATGERGSRYSHVVDILRRLTGAEAAIVVNNNAAAVLIALETLAQGREVVVSRGQLVEIGGSFRIPEVMAKSGAILREVGATNRTHPRDYENAINEETALLLKVHTSNYRIIGFTREVTLAELVAIGRRRGLPVMEDLGSGNLTDFAGLGLPGEPTVQRAVADGADLVTFSGDKVLGGPQAGILVGRADIIEAIRQNPLNRALRIDKMTLAALEATLRLYLAPEAAKREIPTLAMMTAAPAALAAKARKLAGLVKKALAGRYAVTTVAGASRVGGGAFPEHDLPTTLVALTPLSGAPSAEALRQRLLETEPPLVGRIEDNAFLLDPRTLADDELRLVATVLGQAFGKGTG; via the coding sequence GTGCAACACCTCTTTCGCCTGCTTCCGTCCGTGGACGCGGTCCTGGCCGCGCTTGCCGCCGATCCGGCCCTGGCCGCCCTGCCCCGGACCCTGCTGCGCGAGGCGGTGACGGAATTCCTCGACAGCCTTCGGGCGGACATCAAGGCCGGCCGCGTCTCCGATCCGGCGGAGCTCGCCCCGGACCAGGTCTTTCCGCTGTGCGCCCGGTTCGTGGCCGCCGCCTCCCGGCCGCACTACCGCCGGGTGCTCAATGCCACGGGCGTGGTGGTCCACACCAACCTCGGCCGGTCGCTCCTGGCCAAAAAGGCGGCACAGGCCGCCATGGACGCGAGCCTTCGGTACTCGAACCTGGAGTTCGACCTGGCCACCGGCGAGCGCGGCAGCCGCTACAGCCACGTGGTCGACATCCTAAGGCGCCTGACCGGGGCCGAGGCCGCCATCGTGGTCAACAACAACGCCGCCGCCGTGCTGATCGCCCTGGAGACCCTGGCCCAGGGCCGCGAGGTGGTGGTGTCGCGCGGCCAGCTCGTGGAGATCGGCGGCTCGTTTCGCATCCCCGAGGTCATGGCCAAATCCGGGGCCATCCTGCGCGAGGTCGGGGCCACCAACCGCACCCATCCGCGCGACTACGAAAACGCCATCAACGAAGAAACCGCCCTGCTGCTCAAGGTCCACACCTCCAACTACCGGATCATCGGTTTCACCCGCGAGGTGACCCTGGCCGAGCTCGTGGCCATCGGCCGGCGACGCGGCCTGCCGGTCATGGAGGACCTCGGCAGCGGCAACCTGACCGATTTCGCGGGCCTGGGTCTCCCGGGCGAACCGACGGTGCAACGGGCCGTGGCCGACGGGGCCGACCTGGTGACCTTTTCCGGCGACAAGGTCCTCGGCGGCCCCCAGGCCGGCATCCTCGTCGGCCGGGCCGACATCATCGAGGCCATCCGCCAAAATCCGCTCAACCGGGCCCTTCGCATCGACAAGATGACGCTGGCCGCCCTGGAGGCCACCCTTCGCCTCTACCTGGCCCCCGAAGCGGCCAAGCGGGAGATCCCGACCCTGGCCATGATGACGGCCGCCCCGGCCGCCCTGGCCGCCAAGGCCCGCAAACTGGCCGGTCTTGTCAAAAAGGCCCTGGCCGGCCGCTACGCCGTCACCACCGTGGCCGGGGCCTCCCGGGTCGGCGGCGGGGCCTTTCCGGAGCACGACCTGCCGACCACGCTCGTGGCCCTGACCCCCCTCTCCGGCGCGCCCTCGGCCGAGGCCCTGCGGCAAAGGCTTTTGGAAACCGAGCCGCCGCTGGTCGGCCGCATCGAGGACAACGCCTTTCTCCTCGACCCGCGCACCCTGGCCGATGACGAACTGCGCCTGGTCGCCACGGTCCTTGGGCAGGCTTTTGGCAAGGGAACCGGCTAG
- a CDS encoding CBASS cGAMP-activated phospholipase — protein MTRRILCIDGGGILGLIPALVLAEIEARAGRLAGSLFDLVAGTSTGGIIAAAVAAGMPAKTIVDLYRQRGREIFSRSTGHRLATGFGLWGPQYGAAGIETDLADVFGDRKLSDCALDLLVPAYDIEARCPVLFKSAKAGSDARRDYYLRDVCRATAAAPTYFPPARINSLAGEEATLVDGGIYANNPAACALAQAAKAGGLDDVCMVSLGTGQLARPYLYEAAQGWGLAAWARPLLDCMFDGQSDTAAHQCETLLGDRAIRLQPALPRDLAMDDAGEEALATLEAIARGLLADQDALLDKICEMTLPKAAAA, from the coding sequence ATGACCCGCCGCATCCTGTGCATCGACGGCGGCGGCATCCTGGGCCTGATCCCGGCGCTCGTCCTGGCCGAAATCGAGGCCCGGGCCGGACGGCTGGCCGGATCGCTGTTTGACCTGGTCGCCGGGACCTCAACCGGCGGCATCATCGCCGCCGCCGTGGCCGCCGGCATGCCGGCAAAGACCATCGTCGACCTCTACCGGCAACGCGGCCGGGAGATATTCTCCCGATCGACAGGCCACCGTCTGGCAACCGGCTTTGGCCTGTGGGGACCGCAATACGGGGCGGCCGGTATCGAGACGGACCTGGCCGACGTCTTCGGCGACCGCAAACTTTCGGACTGCGCCCTTGATCTGCTCGTCCCGGCCTACGACATCGAGGCCCGGTGCCCGGTCCTCTTCAAGTCAGCCAAAGCCGGTAGCGATGCCCGCCGGGACTACTACCTCCGCGATGTCTGCCGGGCCACGGCCGCCGCGCCGACCTATTTCCCGCCGGCCCGCATCAACAGTTTGGCCGGCGAGGAGGCCACATTGGTGGACGGTGGTATCTACGCCAACAACCCGGCCGCCTGCGCCCTGGCCCAGGCGGCCAAGGCCGGCGGCCTCGACGACGTGTGCATGGTGTCGCTCGGCACGGGCCAGCTGGCGCGACCCTATCTGTACGAGGCGGCCCAAGGCTGGGGACTGGCGGCCTGGGCGCGGCCGCTGCTCGACTGCATGTTCGACGGCCAGTCGGACACGGCCGCCCACCAGTGCGAGACGCTCCTGGGCGACCGGGCCATCCGGCTCCAGCCGGCGCTACCCCGGGATCTGGCCATGGACGATGCCGGCGAGGAGGCCCTGGCCACCCTGGAGGCCATCGCCCGAGGCCTGCTCGCGGACCAGGATGCGCTGCTGGATAAGATTTGCGAGATGACGCTGCCGAAGGCGGCAGCGGCGTAA
- a CDS encoding DNA cytosine methyltransferase gives MYVGSLFSGAGLGDIAAEAIGLSHAWFCECDPFARSIMERRWPGVPVFQDVRDIHAKNAKRVDIVVGGFPCQDISCAGAGAGITGKRSGLWSEYARILGELRPRYAVVENVKALLGRGLDRILGDLAEIGYDAEWDVFPAAAFGAPHLRERVILVAYPGGDRGAARAPILAPGGDLAIHRQPDGPTYWNGLLLEGPRSQAAVSAYRGPVVCRVDDGGAHWMDRLRCLGNGITPPLMRWVLERVMKVEICG, from the coding sequence TTGTATGTCGGAAGTCTTTTTAGCGGGGCTGGCCTTGGCGACATCGCCGCCGAAGCGATCGGTCTTTCTCATGCCTGGTTTTGCGAGTGCGATCCATTCGCCCGTTCCATCATGGAAAGGCGCTGGCCGGGTGTCCCTGTTTTTCAAGATGTGAGGGACATCCATGCGAAAAATGCCAAACGAGTTGATATTGTCGTCGGAGGCTTCCCCTGTCAGGATATCAGTTGCGCCGGAGCAGGGGCCGGCATCACCGGTAAAAGGTCCGGCCTGTGGTCCGAATACGCAAGAATCCTTGGCGAGCTACGACCCCGGTACGCGGTCGTGGAAAACGTCAAGGCGCTCCTCGGACGGGGACTGGACCGCATTCTCGGGGACTTGGCCGAGATCGGGTATGATGCGGAATGGGACGTGTTTCCGGCGGCAGCCTTTGGCGCCCCGCACCTGCGTGAGAGGGTTATCCTTGTTGCCTACCCCGGCGGCGATCGAGGGGCAGCCCGTGCGCCAATACTTGCGCCGGGAGGAGACTTGGCAATCCACCGGCAACCTGACGGCCCGACTTATTGGAATGGCCTACTGCTTGAAGGACCGCGATCCCAGGCCGCCGTATCGGCTTATCGTGGCCCCGTCGTTTGTCGAGTGGATGATGGGGGTGCCCATTGGATGGACAGACTCCGCTGCCTCGGCAACGGCATCACGCCTCCTCTCATGCGGTGGGTGCTCGAGCGGGTAATGAAGGTTGAAATCTGTGGGTAG
- a CDS encoding 3',5'-cyclic-nucleotide phosphodiesterase, translated as MNLRVLGCSGSDLPGHHLTSFLVNDTILLDAGSVTSAIDLAAQARLEHIFVTHPHLDHIKDILFLADNLIEFFAGKKRPPLQIHGLPQVLDAIATHLLNDTIWPDFTVIPENSPVLTYAPMTPEVPVVIGGVTVTAFPVNHAKAASGFVLWEDDGAKNLAYTGDTGPCPEWWAFCDSLPFPLAHLITEASFPSDMERLATASKHLTPKLLRAELARLRAKPEIHIYHMKAPFAVQIQEELRTELTGHTYHLLREHESIII; from the coding sequence ATGAACCTGCGTGTGCTCGGCTGCTCCGGCTCGGATCTCCCTGGCCACCACCTGACCTCCTTTCTGGTCAACGACACGATCCTGCTCGACGCCGGCTCGGTCACCTCCGCCATTGATCTGGCCGCCCAGGCGCGCCTGGAACATATTTTCGTCACCCATCCCCACCTGGACCACATCAAGGACATCCTGTTTCTGGCCGACAACCTGATCGAATTCTTTGCCGGCAAGAAACGGCCGCCGCTCCAGATCCACGGCCTGCCCCAGGTCCTCGACGCCATCGCCACCCATCTCTTAAACGACACCATCTGGCCGGATTTCACCGTCATCCCCGAGAACTCTCCGGTCCTGACCTACGCGCCGATGACGCCCGAAGTCCCGGTCGTCATCGGCGGCGTCACCGTGACCGCCTTTCCCGTCAACCATGCCAAGGCCGCCTCGGGCTTCGTCCTTTGGGAAGACGACGGCGCGAAAAACCTGGCCTACACCGGCGACACCGGCCCCTGTCCCGAATGGTGGGCCTTTTGCGACAGCCTGCCCTTTCCGCTGGCCCACCTCATCACCGAGGCCTCCTTTCCCTCGGACATGGAAAGGCTGGCCACCGCCTCCAAGCACCTGACGCCGAAGCTCCTGCGGGCCGAACTGGCCCGCCTTCGGGCCAAACCCGAAATCCACATCTACCACATGAAGGCCCCGTTCGCCGTCCAGATCCAGGAGGAGCTGCGAACCGAGCTTACGGGCCATACCTATCACCTGCTCAGGGAACATGAATCCATCATCATCTGA
- a CDS encoding bifunctional folylpolyglutamate synthase/dihydrofolate synthase, translating to MNPSSSDFTDFAGFEAYLDSLGLFHMDLGPGRMRAALAGLSLTTLPHLAVQVVGTNGKGSTAAFLAAMLAAHGLPTGLYLSPHFVSVRERILMAGRPLPEEDWVAAARTVLEATARGGEAGRLTYFELLTAMAAWLFTDQQAEAAVYEAGLGGAGDATTALGRDLVLFTPIGPDHASIIGPTLADIARDKAGAMVPNGVAVTGAQVPEVMDVLRREADRLGTRLYEASTLAGYDASRRLGRLLRPKALDIPDARLRLAGPHQARNAALALAGFSVCAERLGLAPDPEALARALTETFIPGRLHLLRLPDMVPELLLDAAHNVPALTALAAALAALRLEPAAMIFTCLGDKDLAGMAPLAAGLTTGPIFVPELPGVSRARPAAEVVAALGPGAVAVADPAAALAAVRGLSGTVLACGSMYLLAALFSAPEN from the coding sequence ATGAATCCATCATCATCTGATTTCACGGACTTTGCCGGCTTTGAAGCCTACCTCGACAGCCTGGGCCTTTTCCACATGGACCTCGGGCCCGGCCGGATGCGGGCCGCCCTGGCCGGCCTGTCGCTCACCACCCTGCCGCATCTCGCCGTCCAGGTGGTCGGCACCAACGGCAAGGGCTCCACGGCCGCCTTTCTGGCGGCCATGCTGGCCGCCCACGGCCTGCCGACGGGCCTGTACCTCTCGCCGCACTTCGTGAGCGTTCGCGAACGCATCCTCATGGCCGGACGCCCGCTGCCCGAAGAGGACTGGGTCGCGGCCGCCCGGACCGTTCTCGAGGCCACGGCCCGGGGCGGGGAGGCCGGCCGACTCACCTATTTCGAGCTCCTGACCGCCATGGCCGCCTGGCTTTTCACCGACCAGCAGGCCGAGGCGGCCGTCTACGAGGCCGGACTCGGCGGGGCCGGGGACGCCACCACGGCCCTTGGCCGCGACCTGGTCCTTTTCACGCCCATCGGCCCGGACCACGCTTCCATCATCGGCCCGACCCTGGCCGACATCGCCCGGGACAAGGCCGGGGCCATGGTCCCCAATGGCGTGGCCGTAACCGGCGCGCAGGTCCCGGAAGTCATGGACGTGCTGCGCCGGGAGGCCGACCGCCTGGGCACGCGCCTCTACGAGGCATCCACGCTGGCCGGCTACGACGCTTCCCGGCGCCTGGGCCGGCTTCTGCGCCCAAAGGCCCTGGACATCCCGGACGCCAGGCTGCGTCTGGCCGGGCCGCACCAGGCCCGAAACGCCGCCCTGGCCCTGGCCGGATTTTCCGTCTGCGCCGAGCGCCTGGGCCTTGCCCCCGATCCCGAGGCCCTGGCCCGGGCCCTGACCGAGACCTTCATCCCCGGCCGGCTGCACCTGCTGCGGCTCCCGGACATGGTCCCGGAGCTGCTCCTCGACGCCGCCCACAACGTGCCGGCCCTGACCGCCCTGGCCGCGGCCCTGGCCGCCCTTCGCCTCGAACCGGCCGCCATGATCTTCACCTGCCTTGGCGACAAGGACCTGGCCGGCATGGCGCCCCTGGCCGCCGGCCTGACCACGGGGCCGATCTTCGTGCCGGAACTGCCGGGTGTCTCCCGGGCCCGGCCCGCCGCCGAGGTCGTGGCCGCCCTCGGTCCCGGGGCCGTGGCCGTGGCCGATCCGGCCGCCGCCCTGGCCGCCGTGCGCGGCCTGTCCGGCACGGTGCTGGCCTGCGGCTCCATGTATCTCCTGGCCGCGCTTTTTTCCGCCCCGGAAAATTGA
- a CDS encoding aminopeptidase, producing MTESQEKNTPPQAVPSLTIEAKCCFEAYASAEERQAMRDLADRYLKFLSACKTERETVAYVREVLSKAGFTECPDGDFTADAVFRVLKDKTVFVARKGKRPLSDGFRLLGAHCDTPRIDLKQHPLYQTCGVAQFKTHYYGGIRKHQWLARPLALHGVVAKKDGSVVTVTIGEDPADPVFTIPDLLPHLAYKQVEQKLSDAFEAEKLNIIVGHCPVETVPPADGGSQNAAPKDNGNDTIKAKVLALLNERYGIDEMDLYSAELQAVPAGAARLVGLDGSLVGGYGQDDRVCVFTGLEALLNAPEPEHAQIVLFWDKEEIGSEGSTGAKSRFFEYSLEDLIEAWDPKARKSRVLAAAKAVSADVHGAMDPDYQDLHEKLNAAILGFGPCFCKFTGHRGKVGANDAHPEYVAWLRNLLDTAGVPWQMAELGRVDLGGGGTVAKFLAVYGMDIIDFGPAVLSMHSPFELTSVADVYATMLAYKAFLSS from the coding sequence ATGACCGAGAGCCAAGAAAAAAATACCCCGCCCCAGGCGGTGCCTTCCCTGACCATCGAGGCCAAATGCTGCTTCGAGGCCTATGCCTCTGCCGAGGAACGGCAAGCCATGCGGGACCTGGCCGACCGCTACTTGAAGTTTCTCTCCGCCTGCAAGACCGAACGCGAGACCGTGGCCTATGTCCGCGAGGTCCTCAGCAAGGCCGGCTTCACCGAATGCCCGGACGGCGATTTCACGGCCGACGCCGTGTTTCGCGTGCTCAAGGACAAGACCGTGTTCGTGGCCCGCAAGGGCAAGCGGCCACTCTCCGATGGTTTCCGCCTGCTCGGAGCCCACTGCGACACCCCGCGCATCGACTTGAAGCAGCATCCGCTCTACCAGACCTGCGGCGTCGCCCAATTCAAGACCCACTATTACGGCGGCATCCGCAAACACCAGTGGCTGGCCAGGCCGCTGGCCCTCCACGGCGTGGTGGCCAAGAAGGACGGCTCGGTCGTCACCGTGACCATCGGCGAGGACCCGGCCGATCCGGTCTTCACCATCCCGGACCTGTTGCCGCACCTGGCCTACAAGCAGGTGGAGCAGAAGCTGTCCGACGCCTTTGAGGCCGAAAAACTCAACATCATCGTCGGCCACTGCCCGGTCGAGACCGTGCCGCCGGCCGACGGCGGGTCCCAGAACGCCGCCCCAAAGGACAATGGCAACGACACCATCAAGGCCAAGGTGCTGGCGCTTTTGAACGAACGCTACGGCATTGACGAGATGGACCTGTACAGCGCCGAACTGCAGGCCGTGCCGGCCGGTGCGGCCCGGCTGGTCGGCCTCGACGGGTCCCTTGTCGGCGGCTACGGCCAGGACGACCGGGTCTGCGTGTTCACCGGCCTCGAGGCGCTGCTCAACGCGCCGGAGCCGGAACACGCCCAGATCGTGCTCTTCTGGGACAAGGAGGAGATCGGGTCCGAAGGGTCGACCGGGGCCAAGTCGCGGTTTTTCGAGTACAGCCTGGAAGACCTGATCGAGGCCTGGGACCCCAAGGCCCGCAAAAGCCGGGTGCTGGCCGCGGCCAAGGCCGTGTCCGCCGACGTGCACGGGGCCATGGACCCGGACTATCAGGACCTGCACGAAAAGCTCAATGCCGCCATCCTGGGCTTTGGCCCCTGCTTCTGCAAATTCACCGGCCACCGGGGCAAGGTCGGGGCCAACGACGCCCACCCCGAATACGTGGCCTGGCTTAGAAACCTCCTCGACACGGCCGGCGTCCCCTGGCAGATGGCCGAACTCGGCCGGGTGGACCTTGGCGGCGGCGGCACGGTGGCCAAGTTCCTGGCCGTCTACGGCATGGACATCATCGACTTCGGGCCGGCCGTCCTCAGCATGCACAGCCCCTTCGAGCTGACGAGCGTGGCCGACGTCTACGCCACCATGCTGGCCTACAAGGCCTTCTTGTCCAGTTAA